One genomic segment of Hordeum vulgare subsp. vulgare chromosome 2H, MorexV3_pseudomolecules_assembly, whole genome shotgun sequence includes these proteins:
- the LOC123427958 gene encoding beta-1,2-xylosyltransferease XAX1-like translates to MNSTAYSRPSKLPGGAGDRRPPTRLRGFASKIEPKKLGAGLLAGCCLALLTYVSLAKLFAIYSPVFASTANTSGLLQNAPPASSSSSSSVPETTDAIPAEDTTFIGRENDNAVDPVNFPEEGPAVAGSQDQEPGVPEVLSRKEDEAEKAAAAAATTTSVPKPSSEGAAGGEGAAKLSCDENGVDEGFPYARPSVCELSGDIRISPKQKTMYLVNPSGAGGFDENGEKRLRPYARKDDFLLPAVVEVTVKSVPSPAAAPQCTKKHRVPAVVFSVAGYTDNFFHDNTDALIPLFLTASHLKGEVQLLITNYKPWWVQKYTPVLRKLSNYDPINFDADAGVHCFSAGYLGLYRDRDLIISPHPTRNPRNYTMVDYNRFIRSAYALRRDRPSVLGEVPGMRPQMLIISRGGTRKLLNLEEVAAAAEELGFNVTVAEAGADVPAFAALVNAADVLLAVHGAGLTNQIFLPTQAVVLQIVPWGNMDWMATNFYGQPAREMQLRYVEYYVDEEETSLKDKYSRDHVVFRDPKALHKQGWQALAETIMKQDVKVNLARFRPFLLQAIDKLQE, encoded by the exons ATGAACTCGACGGCGTACTCGCGGCCGTCCAAGCTgccgggcggcgccggcgacaggaGGCCGCCCACGCGCCTCAGGGGCTTCGCCTCCAAGATCGAGCCCAAGAAGCTCGGCGCCGGCCTCCTCGCCGGCTGCTGCCTCGCGCTCCTCACCTACGTCTCCCTCGCCAAGCTCTTCGCCATCTACTCCCCCGTCTTCG CTAGCACGGCCAACACGTCCGGCCTGCTCCAGAACGCCCCGCcggcgtcctcgtcgtcgtcgtcgtccgtccCGGAGACGACGGACGCCATCCCGGCGGAAGACACTACATTCATCGGCCGCGAGAACGACAACGCCGTGGATCCCGTCAATTTCCCGGAGGAGGGGCCTGCGGTGGCCGGCTCTCAAGATCAAGAACCCGGCGTGCCGGAGGTGCTCTCGAGAAAGGAGGACGAAGCCgagaaggcggcggcggcggcggcgacgacgacctcCGTGCCGAAGCCAT CCTCGGAGGGCGCCGCCGGTGGGGAGGGGGCGGCGAAGCTGAGCTGCGACGAGAATGGCGTGGACGAGGGGTTCCCCTACGCGCGGCCGTCGGTGTGCGAGCTCTCCGGCGACATCCGGATCAGCCCCAAGCAGAAGACCATGTACCTGGTGAACCCGTCGGGCGCCGGTGGCTTCGACGAGAACGGCGAGAAGCGGCTCCGGCCGTACGCCCGCAAGGACGACTTCCTCCTGCCCGCCGTGGTGGAGGTGACCGTGAAGTCGGTCCCGTCCCCGGCGGCCGCGCCGCAGTGCACGAAGAAGCACCGCGTGCCGGCGGTGGTGTTCTCCGTGGCCGGGTACACGGACAACTTCTTCCACGACAACACGGACGCGCTGATCCCGCTGTTCCTGACGGCGTCGCACCTCAAGGGCGAGGTGCAGCTGCTGATCACCAACTACAAGCCGTGGTGGGTGCAGAAGTACACGCCGGTGCTGCGCAAGCTGTCCAACTACGACCCCATCAACTTCGACGCCGACGCCGGGGTGCACTGCTTCTCGGCGGGGTACCTGGGCCTGTACCGGGACCGGGACCTCATCATCTCGCCGCACCCGACCCGGAACCCGCGCAACTACACCATGGTGGACTACAACCGGTTCATCCGGTCGGCGTACGCGCTCCGGCGCGACCGGCCGTCGGTGCTCGGGGAGGTCCCCGGGATGCGCCCCCAGATGCTGATCATCTCCCGCGGCGGCACGCGGAAGCTGCTGAACctggaggaggtggcggccgcCGCGGAGGAGCTCGGGTTCAACGTGACGGTGGCGGAGGCGGGGGCGGACGTGCCGGCGTTCGCGGCGCTGGTGAACGCGGCGGACGTGCTGCTGGCGGTGCACGGCGCCGGGCTGACGAACCAGATCTTCCTGCCGACGCAGGCGGTGGTGCTGCAGATCGTGCCGTGGGGGAACATGGACTGGATGGCGACCAACTTCTACGGGCAGCCGGCGCGGGAGATGCAGCTCCGGTACGTGGAGTACTACGTGGACGAGGAGGAGACGAGCCTCAAGGACAAGTACTCGAGGGATCACGTGGTGTTCAGGGACCCCAAGGCGTTGCACAAGCAGGGGTGGCAGGCGCTCGCCGAGACCATCATGAAGCAGGACGTGAAGGTGAACCTCGCCAGGTTCCGGCCCTTCCTGCTCCAGGCCATCGACAAGCTGCAGGAGTAG